In the genome of Populus trichocarpa isolate Nisqually-1 chromosome 6, P.trichocarpa_v4.1, whole genome shotgun sequence, one region contains:
- the LOC7492242 gene encoding NAC domain-containing protein 90 encodes MIPPGFRFYPTEEELVSFYLHNKLEARREDLLRVMDRLIPVLDIYEFNPWELPQFSGDLCHGDPEEWFFFIRRQESEARGGRPKRLTSSGYWKATGSPSPVYSSNSNRSIGEKRTMVFYEGRAPRGRKTEWKMNEFKAMEEEAEASYSNGGHPRLRQEFSLCRVYKKSKFVRAFDRRPSGVEMGTEMRAQATPGNEVTSSSSHQNPSTAETVPCSHAILSLGDHGQTFQTGESSYTASIDTDNEPIWDWEQLEWCYSDRDNIEKVQSA; translated from the exons ATGATTCCACCAGGGTTTCGATTTTACCCAACAGAAGAAGAACTGGTCTCATTTTATCTGCATAACAAGCTTGAAGCAAGGAGAGAGGACCTCCTACGGGTTATGGACCGCCTTATACCGGTTCTTGATATATACGAGTTCAATCCATGGGAGCTTCCTC AATTTTCAGGAGATTTGTGCCATGGAGATCCTGAAGAATGGTTTTTCTTCATTCGAAGGCAAGAAAGCGAAGCCCGTGGAGGGAGGCCGAAGCGACTCACAAGTAGTGGCTATTGGAAAGCTACTGGCTCTCCTTCTCCTGTTTACTCTTCCAATAGTAATCGTAGCATTGGCGAGAAAAGAACCATGGTGTTCTACGAGGGAAGGGCTCCAAGAGGACGAAAAACCGAGTGGAAAATGAACGAATTTAaggctatggaagaagaagcagaagcatCATATTCAAATGGTGGACATCCAAGG CTAAGGCAAGAATTCAGTTTGTGTCGGGTTTACAAGAAGTCCAAATTCGTGCGAGCATTTGATAGACGGCCATCAGGAGTGGAGATGGGTACTGAGATGAGAGCTCAAGCAACCCCCGGCAACGAGgtcacatcatcatcatctcatcAAAACCCTTCAACGGCGGAGACAGTACCATGCTCGCATGCTATTTTATCCTTAGGAGACCATGGCCAGACCTTCCAAACTGGAGAAAGTAGTTACACGGCAAGCATCGATACTGATAATGAACCTATTTGGGACTGGGAGCAATTAGAATGGTGCTACAGTGACAGGGACAATATTGAAAAAGTCCAATCTGCATAG
- the LOC7466022 gene encoding vacuolar protein sorting-associated protein 55 homolog, giving the protein MFSASILLQILACAIYNNWWPMLSALMYVLVPMPCLFFGGGSTQFLTSRDGGGWIDAAKFLTGASAVGSIAIPIILRHAHMIETGAMWIEFTSFVIFVCTVMCFHRASLEDEW; this is encoded by the exons GCTTGTGCAATATACAATAATTGGTGGCCCATGCTATCAG CTCTCATGTATGTGCTGGTGCCTATGCCTTGCTTATTCTTTGGGGGTGGATCCACTCAGTTTCTGACCAGCAGGGATGGTGGGGG TTGGATAGATGCTGCTAAATTCCTGACGGGGGCGTCAGCTGTTGGGAGTATAGCCATTCCCATTATCCTTAGGCACGCTCATATGATTGAAACCGGGGCTATGTGGATTGAGTTCACATCATTTGTCATATTTGTCTGCACTGTCATGTGTTTTCACCGTGCTAGCCTAGAAGACGAGTGGTGA